In a genomic window of Methylovirgula sp. 4M-Z18:
- a CDS encoding phage major capsid protein: protein MPKTVETQAPAASAEGANPAAGSPASHERAISIFVRRSNDAGLIPSSVNEAERTTDLVISTGAPVARSDWDDDYIETLSMDPQNIRVDRLNRGAPLLDAHDRYSGTRAVLGAIVPGSARVEGGQLVGTAKFSRSVDGDRAFQDVKDGVLRHVSVGYLTHKFEVDNSTTPPTHRATDWEPHEVSIVPIPADPQAGFRAADHNRAAPPSSKESTMPNVTPGAQPGQENRGTDVVVDQRDVDAAVAAATRRADQALDERVNAALEAEQTRRDAIENTVRSLGLPAEFATTHIRNKTSLNDFRALAIEEAAKFQRAAPTDGHNPHASPFVARGGIARDPEPGERAARFVRTIAAAPRLKMSPMDVARHWKDEMTARALSASIGASGGFMIPQDMANEVIDLLRPRSVVRSAGPRIVDMPTGNITFPRLNSGAVAGYVGENAPAPNGDEAFGQVRMTARKLMARVPISNDLLRFASPNADALVRDDMVKSLAIAEDRAFLRGAGTAFTPKGLRNLALPGNIFASVAVYSDATSLADMTKLVTALESNNVLMTKPVWFFSGRTKNYFYDLRDQVGGFLYRAEMDRGMFRGFPYKWTQSIPQNLVDGTQSEVMLVDMDEFMIGEVPGLMIDASTEATYTPDGTTLVSAFDNDQTVIRIIEEHDCALRHDAAAAVLTGVKWGT from the coding sequence ATGCCAAAAACCGTTGAAACGCAAGCGCCGGCCGCGTCGGCGGAAGGCGCGAACCCGGCCGCCGGCTCGCCCGCGTCGCACGAGCGTGCCATTTCGATCTTCGTGCGCCGATCCAACGATGCCGGCCTCATCCCCTCGAGCGTCAACGAGGCCGAGCGCACCACCGATCTCGTGATCTCCACCGGCGCGCCCGTGGCGCGTTCCGATTGGGACGACGATTACATCGAAACCCTGTCCATGGATCCGCAGAACATCCGCGTGGATCGGCTCAACCGCGGCGCGCCTCTGCTCGATGCGCACGACCGTTACAGCGGCACCCGCGCGGTGCTCGGCGCCATCGTGCCGGGCTCTGCCCGCGTCGAAGGCGGCCAATTGGTCGGCACCGCGAAATTCTCGCGCTCGGTCGATGGCGACCGCGCCTTCCAGGACGTGAAGGACGGCGTGCTGCGCCACGTTTCGGTGGGCTATCTCACCCACAAATTCGAGGTCGACAATTCGACCACGCCGCCGACGCACCGTGCGACCGATTGGGAACCGCATGAAGTGTCGATCGTTCCGATCCCAGCCGATCCTCAAGCCGGATTCCGCGCTGCCGATCACAACCGGGCCGCCCCGCCCTCATCCAAGGAAAGTACCATGCCTAACGTGACTCCGGGCGCGCAGCCCGGCCAAGAAAACCGCGGAACCGATGTCGTTGTCGACCAGCGCGATGTTGATGCCGCCGTCGCTGCCGCAACCCGCCGGGCTGATCAGGCCCTCGACGAGCGCGTGAATGCCGCTCTCGAAGCCGAGCAGACCCGCCGCGACGCGATCGAAAACACGGTGCGCTCCCTCGGCCTGCCGGCCGAATTCGCAACGACCCACATTCGAAACAAGACGTCGCTCAACGACTTCCGTGCCCTCGCCATCGAGGAAGCCGCCAAGTTCCAGCGCGCCGCCCCGACCGACGGCCACAATCCCCACGCCTCGCCCTTCGTTGCCCGCGGCGGTATCGCGCGCGATCCGGAACCGGGCGAGCGCGCGGCCCGCTTCGTTCGCACCATCGCGGCAGCCCCCCGCCTGAAAATGTCGCCGATGGACGTCGCGCGCCATTGGAAGGACGAAATGACCGCTCGCGCTTTGTCGGCCAGCATCGGCGCGTCCGGCGGCTTCATGATCCCGCAGGACATGGCCAATGAAGTGATCGACCTGTTGCGCCCGCGCAGCGTGGTCCGCTCCGCGGGCCCGCGCATCGTCGACATGCCCACCGGCAACATCACCTTCCCTCGCCTCAACAGCGGCGCTGTCGCGGGTTATGTCGGCGAGAATGCCCCGGCCCCGAACGGCGACGAGGCCTTCGGCCAGGTCCGCATGACGGCGCGCAAACTGATGGCGCGCGTGCCGATCTCCAACGACCTGTTGCGCTTCGCCTCGCCCAACGCCGATGCTTTGGTGCGCGACGACATGGTGAAGTCCCTCGCCATCGCCGAAGACCGGGCCTTCCTGCGCGGCGCCGGCACCGCCTTCACGCCCAAAGGCCTGCGCAACCTGGCGCTTCCGGGCAATATCTTCGCTTCCGTGGCCGTCTATAGCGACGCAACGTCATTGGCCGACATGACCAAACTCGTCACGGCGCTCGAATCCAACAACGTGCTGATGACCAAGCCGGTCTGGTTCTTCTCGGGCCGCACCAAGAATTATTTCTACGACCTGCGCGACCAGGTCGGCGGCTTCCTCTACCGCGCCGAGATGGATCGGGGCATGTTCCGCGGCTTCCCCTACAAGTGGACCCAAAGCATCCCGCAGAACCTCGTCGACGGGACCCAGAGCGAGGTGATGCTGGTCGACATGGACGAATTCATGATCGGCGAAGTGCCCGGCCTGATGATCGACGCCAGCACCGAGGCCACCTACACGCCCGATGGTACCACCCTGGTCAGCGCCTTCGACAACGACCAGACGGTGATCCGTATCATCGAAGAACACGATTGCGCCCTGCGCCACGACGCGGCGGCCGCCGTGCTCACCGGCGTGAAGTGGGGCACCTGA